A window of Cryptomeria japonica chromosome 3, Sugi_1.0, whole genome shotgun sequence contains these coding sequences:
- the LOC131874411 gene encoding uncharacterized protein LOC131874411: MRKLVYEKQQTWHKALYDALWVDRINPKRAIGMSPFQLLYGLNVESPITMELPALKLAKVIEDETYQDSLDKRIIFLSHLEETRAEAVDRIVVHQNQVKALFDKKIASHELSVGD, from the coding sequence ATGAGGAAGCTTGTTTATGAGAAACAACagacttggcataaagctctttatgatgcacTATGGGTGGATCGTATAAATCCAAAAagagcaattggtatgtcaccttttcaacttttgtatgggttgaatgtcGAGAGTCCAATTACTATGGAACTTCCAGCACTAAAGCTTGCCAAGGTCATTGAAGAtgaaacatatcaagattcactAGATAAGCGGATTATATTTCTTTCTCATTTGGAAGAAACAAGAGCTGAAGCGGTAGATAGGATTGTTGTCCACCAAAACCAAGTGAAggcattgtttgataagaaaatagCTTCCCATGAGCTATCAGTTGGTGATTAA